The Spirosoma radiotolerans genome has a window encoding:
- a CDS encoding penicillin-binding protein 1A, translating to MIDFAPGRYRKIIRSLWRFSLLGIVLLVLYVLAVSYNFLWLFGGMPSLKALENPKSEEASEVYTADHQLLGKYYVENRTPIEISQVSPNVTSALLATEDARFIKHSGIDPRSLFRAVGGFLTFKDASSSGGGSTLTQQTAKNLFDTRQEELRGVLGYIPVVGLIIAKTKEWILAVRLERNYTKQEVMMMYLNTVSFGNNTYGIKTAAKTYFSKEPWNLNVEEAALLVGMLKNPTFYNPRLFEDRTRERRNVVLGQMKKYKLLSQEQFFMYKNKPLKLDFSVENQNTGMAAYFRSVIRDDIKKWIRQYNEENPGADLDLYTSGLKIYTTIDSRMQAYAEEAVMTNMRDQQKKFYEHWRGRNPWVQKDPRTKKYKEIPGFIESVARRTIRYKQLKAAYGDDEKAIWQEMRKPIKMKVFVYGGRRNDKDTTMSPLDSIRYYKRLLNTGFMSMDPRYGYVKAWVGGINFKYMKFDHVRQSRRQPGSTFKPFVYLTAMDQGFVTPCSHITDQPTVFAHGEDNNNGPPWMPKNSTGRYSGQSLSLREALGQSINTVSAQLIKKTRAAAVINYAHDMGIESKDLPDNPTLCLGTGDVSVYEMVSAYCAFANGGTRVRPMMLIQITDKNGNVLKNFTPDAKQVISANRAYEMLHLMRGAVEDPNGTAQRLRTQYKLLEGGNEIAAKTGTTSNYSDAWFMGMTQHLVSGLWVGGDDRPIHFRSIELGQGGRLAMPAWAMYMQKIYNDPTLTQYRPEPFRKPNNFKIDCGGYHIDSSQRYIPPKVVPEGEEEILQ from the coding sequence ATGATTGACTTTGCTCCTGGTCGTTACCGGAAGATAATCCGAAGCCTCTGGCGGTTCTCGCTCCTAGGCATTGTTCTGTTAGTCTTGTATGTCCTCGCTGTTAGTTACAATTTTTTGTGGCTCTTTGGCGGTATGCCCAGTCTGAAGGCGCTGGAGAACCCAAAAAGCGAAGAAGCGTCTGAAGTATACACAGCCGACCACCAGCTACTGGGTAAATATTACGTTGAAAACCGTACACCCATCGAGATTTCGCAGGTATCACCGAATGTAACTTCGGCGCTTCTGGCTACTGAAGATGCTCGTTTCATTAAACACTCCGGTATTGATCCACGCTCACTCTTTCGGGCGGTGGGGGGCTTCCTGACGTTCAAAGATGCATCGAGTTCGGGGGGAGGCAGTACGCTGACCCAACAAACGGCCAAGAACTTATTCGACACCCGTCAGGAAGAACTGCGGGGTGTCTTGGGCTACATTCCTGTCGTTGGGCTGATTATCGCCAAAACGAAAGAGTGGATTCTGGCCGTGCGTTTGGAGCGAAACTACACCAAGCAGGAGGTAATGATGATGTACCTCAACACGGTTTCGTTTGGCAACAATACCTATGGCATTAAGACAGCCGCTAAAACTTACTTTAGCAAGGAGCCCTGGAATCTGAATGTTGAAGAGGCCGCGCTGCTGGTCGGTATGCTCAAAAACCCTACGTTCTACAACCCCCGCTTGTTTGAGGATCGCACGAGAGAACGGCGGAATGTGGTGCTGGGCCAAATGAAAAAGTACAAACTACTGTCGCAGGAGCAGTTCTTCATGTATAAGAATAAGCCGCTGAAACTTGACTTTAGTGTTGAGAACCAGAATACAGGTATGGCCGCTTATTTCAGGTCCGTTATTCGGGACGATATAAAAAAGTGGATACGCCAGTATAATGAAGAAAATCCAGGCGCCGATCTGGATCTGTACACCAGCGGCCTGAAAATTTATACCACCATCGACTCCCGCATGCAGGCTTATGCTGAAGAGGCCGTTATGACCAACATGCGCGATCAGCAAAAGAAGTTTTATGAGCACTGGCGCGGTCGGAATCCCTGGGTCCAGAAAGACCCTCGCACTAAAAAATACAAAGAGATACCTGGCTTCATCGAATCAGTAGCCCGCCGAACGATTCGGTACAAACAACTGAAAGCGGCTTATGGCGACGACGAGAAAGCGATCTGGCAGGAGATGCGCAAGCCTATAAAAATGAAGGTTTTTGTGTATGGCGGCCGACGCAACGACAAGGATACGACGATGAGTCCGCTGGATTCGATCCGGTATTACAAGCGACTCCTCAACACGGGTTTTATGTCTATGGACCCGCGCTATGGCTATGTAAAGGCCTGGGTGGGCGGCATTAATTTCAAATACATGAAATTTGACCACGTTCGCCAGAGCCGACGTCAGCCGGGTTCCACCTTCAAGCCCTTCGTTTATTTAACAGCGATGGATCAGGGATTTGTAACGCCCTGCAGTCATATTACGGATCAGCCCACCGTGTTTGCGCATGGGGAAGATAATAACAATGGACCACCGTGGATGCCCAAAAATTCGACTGGACGGTATAGTGGGCAGAGTTTATCACTACGGGAAGCCTTGGGGCAATCCATCAATACAGTGAGTGCCCAATTGATTAAGAAGACTCGGGCAGCAGCTGTTATTAATTATGCCCATGACATGGGCATCGAAAGTAAAGATTTGCCCGATAACCCAACGCTTTGCCTGGGCACGGGCGATGTGTCCGTGTATGAAATGGTATCGGCTTATTGCGCCTTTGCCAACGGTGGTACCCGCGTTCGACCGATGATGCTCATTCAGATTACAGACAAAAATGGGAACGTGCTGAAGAACTTTACACCGGATGCCAAACAGGTAATTAGCGCCAACCGCGCCTATGAAATGTTGCATCTGATGCGCGGAGCCGTCGAAGATCCGAACGGAACGGCACAACGGTTACGAACACAATACAAACTGCTGGAGGGTGGCAATGAAATTGCGGCCAAAACCGGAACTACATCCAACTATTCAGACGCCTGGTTCATGGGCATGACACAGCACCTGGTTTCGGGCCTGTGGGTTGGTGGCGATGATCGGCCGATTCACTTTCGGTCGATTGAATTAGGACAAGGTGGCCGACTTGCCATGCCCGCCTGGGCCATGTACATGCAGAAAATTTACAACGATCCGACACTAACCCAATATCGGCCAGAACCCTTCCGAAAACCAAATAACTTTAAGATTGATTGTGGCGGTTACCACATCGACTCTTCGCAGCGGTATATTCCACCGAAGGTTGTGCCTGAAGGCGAAGAGGAAATCTTACAATAA